From a region of the Arachis ipaensis cultivar K30076 chromosome B09, Araip1.1, whole genome shotgun sequence genome:
- the LOC110266629 gene encoding uncharacterized protein LOC110266629, with amino-acid sequence MERVCPFRVPLVRGSRFGLYWALQKKFEENRIGKLGLHVTPIFSAKHTLAPSTKIVVAGLLVVAAGGARELSVLVVAKLASHFTNHELRRRSGGVVVPRALFQVII; translated from the exons ATGGAACGGGTTTGTCCGTTCCGGGTTCCGTTGGTGAGAGGTTCCCGTTTTGGGCTTTATTGGGCGCTCCAAAAAAAATTTGAGGAAAATAGGATAGGCAAGTTGGGTCTTCACGTCACGCCTATCTTCTCAGCAAAGCATACCCTAGCGCCGTCTACGAAGATCGTCGTCGCTGGTCTACTCGTTGTTGCTGCTGGTGGCGCTCGGGAGCTGTCTGTGCTCGTCGTGGCCAAGCTCGCTTCGCACTTTACAAATCACGAGTTGCGTCGTCGTAGCGGGGGAGTGGTTGTGCCTCGGGCCCTGTTCCAG GTCATCATCTAG
- the LOC107614715 gene encoding protein ROOT HAIR DEFECTIVE 3 homolog 1-like, protein WYLLAFRNQTTKGIWIARCAGIEPCTLVLDVEGTDGKERGEQHDTSFERQSALFALAVSDVALINMWCHDIGRHTAANRPLLKTIFRVRMKLFTPRKITLLFVIRDKTKTPFEILKGLLLKDMEEIWKDFTTSKPDSHNEAALNDFFIVEVVALSSYEDKEEQFKEEVTILRQQICYSIVQDKPARDSVVPLSDFPYSSQEIWEKIKADKDLDLPSHKVMVATVRCEKIARDLAAKEEWHQFKKDMNCSTTEFVNRLSSQIVACLSEYDAETSYYDKGPRSTYKNQLKEKLLQLSEPALVSALEHIRSTILVEFKHTFKTALKQGEEFYAVASSCIELCLSNFDKACPVADVVIEMTNKCKIGVRRKLQLDIVLVVSSSYQEKLREVLSESIEKELFGGVIIDPWKSIREVLRTEVRPTVSQLSTALIGLGIGPYTRKMIENLEDYARSVVKEKVRGEAKNVQTRMKMCFESRFVNRLYIGNDDIPTAAKSARCYSLTLLSILAAIRLDDDDTDDIKEILEAELLDSSSSSAKRKRNNAKFDPLCLASDSWEQIPSCRKLIGPRSCKKVWDQFMHETEIIVSKALELGKSGFSKWSRIRKIAIISAATLFVSGGVTAAAILGPLGLLPLLPLI, encoded by the exons TGGTATTTGCTTGCTTTTAGGAATCAAACAACCAAAGGAATCTGGATTGCTCGGTGTGCAGGCATTGAGCCTTGCACACTTGTGTTGGATGTGGAAGGAACTGATGGAAAGGAGCGTGGAGAacag CATGATACTTCATTCGAAAGACAGAGTGCTCTTTTTGCTTTGGCGGTCTCAGACGTAGCTCTTATAAACAT GTGGTGTCATGACATTGGCCGCCACACTGCAGCGAATAGGCCACTTTTGAAAACTATCTTTCGG GTCAGGATGAAATTGTTTACTCCACGTAAAATAACATTACTTTTTGTCATTCGCGATAAAACAAAG ACACCATTTGAAATCTTAAAAGGGTTATTGCTAAAAGATATGGAGGAG ATATGGAAAGATTTTACTACATCTAAACCAGACTCCCACAATGAGGCCGCACTAAACGATTTTTTCATT GTTGAGGTCGTTGCTCTTTCTAGTTATGAAGATAAGGAAGAGCAATTTAAGGAGGAG GTTACGATATTGAGGCAACAAATATGCTATTCAATAGTTCAGGATAAGCCTGCTCGGGACTCAGTAGTTCCTCTCTCAGACTTTCCTTACAGTTCTCAGGAAATCTGGGAAAAGATTAAGGCAGACAAGGACCTCGACCTTCCTTCTCATAAG GTTATGGTTGCTACTGTTCGATGTGAAAAAATTGCCAGGGATTTAGCTGCAAAGGAG GAATGGCATCAATTCAAAAAGGATATGAATTGTAGCACTACTGAATTTGTGAACAGGCTTAGTTCACAAATTGTTGCTTGTTTGTCAGA GTATGATGCTGAAACCAGTTATTATGATAAAGGTCCAAGATCTACATACAAAAATCAACTTAAAGAAAAATTGCTGCAG CTTTCTGAACCAGCATTGGTATCTGCATTGGAGCATATAAGATCTACAATTCTGGTCGAGTTCAAGCACACATTTAAAACTGCATTGAAACAAGGGGAGGAGTTTTATGCAGTTGCTAGTAGTTGCATTGAGCTTTGTTTGTCTAACTTCGACAAAGCCTGTCCAG TTGCAGATGTTGTGATTGAAATGACAAATAAGTGCAAAATTGGAGTAAGGAGGAAATTGCAGTTGGATATTGTCTTAGTGGTTTCTTCATCTTATCAG gaaaaactaagagaagtcttgTCTGAATCCATTGAAAAAGAACTCTTTGGTGGAGTTATTATAGATCCTTGGAAATCAATAAGGGAAGTTCTCAGGACTGAGGTGCGACCTACTGTTTCCCAGTTATCCACTGCACTTATTGGACTTGGTATAGGTCCATATACAAGGAAGATGATTGAGAATTTAGAGGATTATGCAAGGAGTGTTGTAAAAGAAAAGGTTAGGGGTGAAGCTAAAAATGTTCAAACGCGAATGAAGATGTGTTTTGAAAGCAGGTTTGTGAACCGTCTTTACATAGGCAATGATGACATTCCAACCGCCGCAAAGTCTGCTCGCTGTTAT TCTTTGACATTATTATCTATTTTGGCTGCAATTCGTTTGGATGATGATGATACCGATGACATTAAGGAAATATTAGAAGCTGAATTATTGGATTCGTCATCAAGCAGtgctaaaagaaaaagaaacaacgCCAAGTTTGATCCACTGTGCCTAGCTTCTGATAGTTGGGAACAG ATTCCATCCTGTCGGAAACTGATTGGACCTCGGTCATGCAAAAAGGTGTGGGATCAATTCATGCATGAAACGGAGATCATTGTCTCGAAGGCACTTGAACTG GGTAAATCCGGGTTCTCAAAATGGTCCAGAATTCGTAAAATTGCCATTATCTCTGCTGCCACTTTATTTGTAAGCGGAGGTGTTACAGCGGCGGCTATATTAGGTCCACTGGGGTTATTACCATTATTACCGCTTATCTAA
- the LOC110266739 gene encoding protein ROOT HAIR DEFECTIVE 3-like, with the protein MSELGESSTGVELHSKGTPVQGSAANPCYPTQLIDGDNCKLFKVAETENFVKEMELDKCGQSYAVVSIIGPQSSGKSTLLNHLFCTNFQEMNADAGRQVILDL; encoded by the exons ATGA GTGAATTGGGGGAATCTTCAACGGGGGTTGAACTCCACTCTAAGGGGACACCAGTGCAAGGTTCCGCTGCCAACCCATGTTATCCAACTCAGCTTATTGACGGAGATAATTGCAAATTATTCAAAGTTGCTGAGACTGAAAACTTTGTCAAGGAGATGGAATTAGATAAATGTGGTCAATCGTATGCTGTAGTTTCTATCATAGGTCCCCAAAGTAGCG GAAAGAGTACACTCTTGAATCATTTGTTTTGTACAAATTTCCAAGAGATGAACGCTGATGCTGGAAGGCAAGTAATTCTTGACTTGTAA
- the LOC107614714 gene encoding uncharacterized protein LOC107614714, producing MLITLALTGNDIGEINSIKQDLDDKFKIKDLGDLKYFLGMEVARSNSGIHIYQRKYTMDLLRDFSYLDCKPLSTPFDYSQKLSKESGTILTDNTVYRQLIGRLLYLTNTRPDISYAVGRLSQFLDCATTSHLQAAFRVLRYLKGRPATGLFFSSTSNLHLTGFADADWATCADTRRSVSGYCFMIGNSLISWKSKKQTTVVKSYAEAEYRSLAVATCEASWLSFLMDFIGLPLQKSITLFCDNQSAIHIANNPIFHERTKHIEVDCHIVREKHLSGLIHLMPVRSKDQLVDFFTKALPPGPFLANFRSQDLVIKSNANNPQVTWKTSSLT from the exons ATGTTGATAACTTTGGCTTTAACCGGGAATGACATTGGTGAAATCAATTCCATCAAGCAAGATTTGGatgacaaattcaaaataaaggatcTTGGTGATCTCAAATACTTCTTGGGAATGGAAGTAGCACGCTCTAACTCTGGAATTCACATTTATCAGCGGAAGTACACCATGGACCTTCTCAGAGATTTTAGTTATCTAGATTGCAAGCCTCTCTCTACTCCATTTGATTATAGTCAGAAACTCTCAAAGGAATCAGGTACCATTTTAACAGACAACACTGTTTACAGACAACTCATCGGCCGACTCCTTTACCTCACAAACACTAGACCCGATATCTCTTATGCTGTGGGACGTTTGAGCCAATTTTTGGACTGTGCAACCACTTCTCACCTACAGGCTGCTTTTCGTGTACTCCGATATTTAAAAGGCCGGCCTGCAACtggtctcttcttctcctctacttCTAATCTGCATCTCACTGGATTTGCCGATGCTGACTGGGCTACCTGTGCCGATACTCGTCGCTCCGTTTCCGGTTATTGCTTCATGATTGGGAACTCGCTCATTAGCTGGAAGAGTAAAAAGCAAACCACAGTTGTCAAGTCCTATGCAGAAGCTGAATATAGGTCTCTTGCTGTTGCCACTTGTGAAGCTAGTTGGTTATCTTTCTTAATGGATTTCATTGGCTTGCCGCTTCAAAAGTCTATCACTCTATTCTGTGACAACCAGTCAGCCATTCACATTGCCAATAATCCCATCTTTCATGAAAGAACTAAACACATTGAAGTGGATTGCCACATTGTTCGTGAAAAGCATTTGTCTGGTCTCATTCATCTTATGCCAGTTCGTTCCAAGGATCAACTTGTTGATTTTTTTACCAAAGCTCTGCCACCGGGTCCTTTTCTTGCTAAT TTTCGATCCCAGGACCTTGTGATTAAGAGCAATGCTAATAACCCTCAAGTTACTTGGAAAACTAGCTCTCTCACGTAA